The Caldisericia bacterium DNA segment AAAGAATCATTAGATAGTTTTATTGAATTTATTAATTTAAAATATCCTGAAACTTATGAAAAAAATCCAATAATTTTTTTTGAACTATTCGACAAAAAAAGAGATGACATATTAATAAATTATCTGAAAAATTCAAAATTTTTAGTATTTGGCCCTGAGATAATTTTTTCCTATCTTGTTCTTAAAAGCTTAAATAATATAAATCTTAGATTAATTTACCATGGAATTACATATAATTTACCTCATGATGAAGTGCTAAGGAGGTTAAGAGTTATAAATGAGTAAAATTGCATATTTTGGAGATGAAATAATTTCTAAATTTTTATCTTCTTTTGGAATAAAAACTTTTAGTGAAAATATTATTGAAAATTTTATAAATTCATATAAGAATGATGAATATTCAATATTGATAATATCAGAAGAAGTTTCTCATGAAATATTAAAAGTTTATGAAGAATTAAACAAGAAAATTTTACCAGTTGTTTTATTTTTACCTTCAAAAGGAAAAAGAGAGGAAATAAATTATAAGTATATTAAAAAACTTACTGAGAAAGCAATTGGAGTTGATATTCTTGAAAAAGGAGAATAAATCATGGAAAAAGGAATAATTTCAAAAGTTTCTGGTCCTCTTGTTGTAGCAAGAGGGCTTAAAAATGCAAAAATGTATGATGTTGTTTATGTTGGAAAACTAGGTCTTCTTGGAGAAATAATTCAAATTAAAGAAGACCTATCATTTATACAGGTGTATGAAGAAACAAGTGGAATAGGCCCAGGTGAAGAGGTTATAACATCAGGTGAGCCACTTTCTGTTGAATTGGGTCCAGGTCTTATTGGTTCAATTTTTGATGGAGTTCAAAGACCACTTGACATCATAAGCTCAAAACATGGTTCTTATATTGTAAGAGGTGTTAAAGAAAATTCAATTCCAAGAGATAAAGAGTGGGAATTTGAGGCAATAATAAAGGAAGGAGAATTCGTTGAAGAGGGGGACATAATTGGAGTTGTACAGGAAACAGAGATTGTTAAACATAAAATTTTAGTACCAATTGGAATTAGAGGTAAGGTAAAAAAAGTATTTAAAGGTAAATTGAAAGTAGAGGATCCAGTTGCAATTATTGATTCTGATGGAAAAGAAATAGAAATTAAAATGTTAACTCATTGGCCTGTTAGAATTCAAAGACCATTTAAAAAGAAACTACCACCAGATATACCTTTAATAACTGGTCAAAGAGTTATAGATGGTTTCTTTCCTATTGCAAAAGGCGGCACTGCTTGTATACCTGGTCCTTTTGGTTCTGGTAAAACTGTAACTCAACATCAACTTGCAAAATGGGCTGATGCAGATATTATAGTTTATGTTGGTTGTGGTGAAAGAGGAAATGAAATGACAGAAGTTTTAATAGAATTTCCAGAACTTAAAGACCCAAAAACAGGATATCCTCTTATGAAAAGGACAATATTAATTGCAAATACATCTAACATGCCTGTTGCTGCAAGAGAAGCTTCAGTTTTTACTGGGATTACACTTGCAGAATATTTTAGAGATCAAGGATATGATGTTGCTCTAATGGCTGATTCAACTTCAAGATGGGCTGAGGCAATGAGAGAAATTTCAGGTAGATTAGAAGAAATGCCCGGAGAGGAGGGGTATCCCGCTTATCTTGCATCTAGAATCGCTTCTTTTTATGAAAGAGCAGGAAAGGTTATTTGTCTTGGAAAAGATTCAAGAATATCCACTTTGAGTGTTATTGGTGCTGTTTCTCCACCAGGAGGTGATCTTTCAGATCCTGTTGTGCAATCAACTTTAAGAGTAACAAAAGTTTTTTGGGGACTTGATGATGCACTTGCTTCACAAAGACACTTTCCTGCTATTAATTGGTTAACAAGTTATTCTCTATATACAGTTGACTTAGATCCTTTTTATAAAAAAAATAT contains these protein-coding regions:
- a CDS encoding V-type ATP synthase subunit A, whose amino-acid sequence is MEKGIISKVSGPLVVARGLKNAKMYDVVYVGKLGLLGEIIQIKEDLSFIQVYEETSGIGPGEEVITSGEPLSVELGPGLIGSIFDGVQRPLDIISSKHGSYIVRGVKENSIPRDKEWEFEAIIKEGEFVEEGDIIGVVQETEIVKHKILVPIGIRGKVKKVFKGKLKVEDPVAIIDSDGKEIEIKMLTHWPVRIQRPFKKKLPPDIPLITGQRVIDGFFPIAKGGTACIPGPFGSGKTVTQHQLAKWADADIIVYVGCGERGNEMTEVLIEFPELKDPKTGYPLMKRTILIANTSNMPVAAREASVFTGITLAEYFRDQGYDVALMADSTSRWAEAMREISGRLEEMPGEEGYPAYLASRIASFYERAGKVICLGKDSRISTLSVIGAVSPPGGDLSDPVVQSTLRVTKVFWGLDDALASQRHFPAINWLTSYSLYTVDLDPFYKKNISEEFPKLREKAMEILEKEAELEEIVRLVGIDALSPKDRLILETAKSIREDFLHQNAYHEIDTYTSLNKQYFMLKAILLFYELGNIALEEGVELEKIINLPFRVDIARAKYIDEKRLELFDELYKKIKEGFNEVMNVKEEIK